The proteins below are encoded in one region of Acidobacteriota bacterium:
- a CDS encoding acetyl-CoA carboxylase carboxyltransferase subunit alpha, whose product MPVDTLEFEEPVAALLKEIDHLGSQPSSPERAGEIARLQARARQVRQDIFARLTPWQRVLVARHPQRPYLLDYVERLWPGFTEIHGDRRFGDDQAIVTGFATYHDQPVLIVGHQKGRDTKQKIARNFGYARPEGYRKALRAMQMAEKFKRPVICLVDTPAAYPGMESEERGIAEAIALNLREMAVLDTPILVVVTGEGGSGGALGIAVGDTVLMQEYAVYSVIPPEGCAAILWRDPAKKVEAADALKMTAPDLVSREIVDGVIPEPAGGAHHDYDLAARQLDAVLWPALQQLMAMPATDRLERRYEKFRRIGRLGVEISGATS is encoded by the coding sequence ATGCCCGTGGATACCCTCGAGTTCGAGGAACCCGTCGCCGCACTGCTGAAGGAGATCGATCACCTCGGCAGCCAGCCCTCGTCGCCCGAGCGCGCCGGCGAGATCGCACGCCTGCAGGCCCGCGCCCGACAGGTGCGTCAGGACATCTTCGCGAGACTCACGCCGTGGCAGCGCGTGCTGGTGGCGCGGCATCCACAGCGGCCGTACCTGCTCGACTACGTGGAGCGGCTCTGGCCCGGCTTCACCGAGATTCACGGCGACCGTCGCTTCGGCGACGACCAGGCGATCGTCACGGGGTTTGCGACCTACCACGACCAGCCCGTGCTCATCGTCGGCCATCAGAAGGGTCGCGACACGAAGCAGAAGATCGCGCGGAACTTCGGGTATGCGCGCCCGGAGGGTTACCGGAAGGCGCTGCGCGCGATGCAGATGGCCGAGAAGTTCAAGCGGCCGGTGATCTGCCTGGTCGACACGCCCGCGGCCTATCCGGGGATGGAGTCCGAGGAGCGCGGCATCGCCGAGGCCATTGCCCTCAACCTGCGCGAGATGGCCGTGCTCGACACGCCCATCCTCGTGGTGGTGACGGGGGAGGGTGGCAGCGGCGGCGCGCTCGGCATCGCGGTGGGCGATACGGTGCTCATGCAGGAGTACGCGGTGTACAGCGTCATCCCGCCCGAGGGCTGTGCGGCGATCCTCTGGCGCGATCCGGCCAAGAAGGTCGAGGCGGCCGATGCGCTCAAGATGACGGCGCCCGACCTCGTCTCGCGTGAGATCGTCGACGGCGTCATTCCCGAGCCCGCCGGCGGCGCGCACCACGACTACGACCTCGCCGCCAGGCAACTCGATGCGGTGCTGTGGCCCGCGCTGCAGCAGCTCATGGCGATGCCGGCCACCGACCGCCTCGAACGCCGCTACGAGAAGTTCCGTCGAATCGGCCGGCTGGGCGTGGAAATTTCCGGCGCGACCTCCTGA